A DNA window from Zingiber officinale cultivar Zhangliang chromosome 3A, Zo_v1.1, whole genome shotgun sequence contains the following coding sequences:
- the LOC122050702 gene encoding probable 5'-adenylylsulfate reductase 1, chloroplastic, protein MNPCCFFFLLLPWSLIELPLLHGQTNFHPDLLIFGTKSFYTFTLNLTIFLLVVKTTALTMNVAGVIKDGLLIAFSCWIRQATGCTGCGGCSGSSRLSPGRLMLARSCRALEPTKRDDSAVHTAAAVEASDTAVGEEDIVDYEKLGKELEITSPLEIIDRALEMFGNEIAITFRLFSSLEAFRQKIVTDMGVFWNNGAEDVALIEYAKLIGWPFRAFNLDTGRLNPETYRFFDTVEKHYGINIEHMFPDVGEVHALIRSKGLFSFFEDGHQECCQMRKVRPLRRMLKGLRTWITGQRKDHSPGTRANIPVRGMVG, encoded by the exons ATGAACCCTTGCtgttttttcttcctcctccttccttggtcTCTGATCGAGTTGCCCCTCCTCCACGGTCAGACTAACTTCCACCCCGATCTTCTCATCTTTGGCACAAAATCCTTCTACACCTTCACCCTCAACCTCACCATCTTCTTGCTAGTCGTGAAGACCACTGCTCTCACTATGAACGTTGCCGGTGTCATCAAGGATGGGCTCCTCATTGCCTTCTCCTG TTGGATCCGTCAAGCGACAGGATGCACCGGTTGTGGCGGCTGCAGCGGCAGCTCCCGTCTGTCCCCGGGGCGGCTGATGCTGGCACGGTCGTGCCGTGCCTTGGAGCCTACCAAGAGAGATGATTCGGCCGTCCACACCGCAGCGGCGGTGGAAGCGTCCGACACCGCGGTGGGAGAGGAAGACATCGTCGATTATGAGAAGCTGGGTAAGGAGCTCGAGATCACTTCACCGCTGGAGATCATAGATCGGGCTCTGGAGATGTTCGGCAATGAAATCGCCATTACTTTCAG ATTATTCTCATCTTTGGAAGCCTTTAGACAGAAGATTGTAACTGACATGGGAGTTTTTTGGAACAACGGAGCAGAGGATGTAGCTTTGATAGAATATGCAAAATTAATTGGTTGGCCATTTAGAGCCTTCAACCTTGATACTGGGAGGCTAAATCCTGAGACATATAGGTTCTTTGATACTGTAGAGAAACACTACGGGATCAACATCGAGCACATGTTTCCTGATGTAGGGGAAGTACACGCCCTTATTAGAAGCAAAGGCCTCTTCTCCTTTTTCGAAGATGGGCACCAAGAATGTTGCCAAATGAGGAAAGTGAGACCTCTAAGGAGAATGCTGAAAGGCCTCCGTACATGGATCACTGGGCAGAGAAAGGATCATTCCCCTGGCACGAGAGCCAATATCCCTGTCAG GGGAATGGTTGGCTGA